In one Corallococcus silvisoli genomic region, the following are encoded:
- a CDS encoding acyl-CoA desaturase, with translation MSNETAAPVPLEVGQVRFDAFKSLWLWSMVIPGVVLGPLSVTPATLTASLGMTFLTLCLGHSVGLHRGVIHRTYEAGPVVRGALAYLFVLSGLGGPLSWARLHAVRDHWQNQRDCPPYFAYRHSLARDFVWNLHLRFDAADDRALSRLPPDVMEDRWLRFLARTWPLHVLALAAVTFAVGGPGAVAVCICARTAGGILGHWFVGYVAHVWGSRPHAVPGATESGTNVWLLGVLSFGEGFHNNHHAFAGSARMGLRTHELDLGWLSLRAMEAVGLVRSVRSHRFHGEPSRL, from the coding sequence ATGTCGAACGAAACAGCAGCCCCCGTGCCGCTGGAAGTGGGTCAGGTCCGGTTCGATGCGTTCAAGAGCCTCTGGCTCTGGAGCATGGTGATTCCAGGCGTGGTCCTCGGGCCCCTGTCCGTGACGCCCGCGACGCTCACGGCGTCCCTGGGGATGACCTTCCTGACGCTGTGCCTGGGGCACTCCGTGGGGTTGCACCGGGGCGTCATCCACCGCACCTACGAAGCGGGCCCCGTCGTGCGCGGCGCCCTGGCGTACCTCTTCGTCCTGAGCGGCCTGGGCGGGCCCCTGTCCTGGGCGCGGCTGCACGCCGTGCGCGACCACTGGCAGAACCAGCGCGACTGCCCGCCGTACTTCGCGTACCGGCACTCGCTGGCGCGCGACTTCGTGTGGAACCTGCACCTGCGCTTCGATGCGGCGGATGACCGGGCCCTGTCGCGCCTGCCTCCGGACGTGATGGAGGACCGGTGGCTGCGCTTCCTGGCGCGCACCTGGCCGTTGCACGTGCTCGCGCTGGCGGCGGTCACCTTCGCGGTGGGCGGGCCTGGCGCGGTGGCTGTCTGTATTTGCGCTCGCACCGCCGGAGGCATCCTGGGCCACTGGTTCGTCGGCTACGTCGCGCATGTCTGGGGTTCGCGGCCGCATGCCGTTCCGGGCGCGACGGAGAGCGGCACGAATGTCTGGCTATTGGGGGTGCTCTCCTTCGGGGAGGGTTTTCACAACAACCACCATGCGTTCGCCGGTTCGGCGCGGATGGGCCTGCGGACCCACGAGCTCGACCTGGGCTGGCTCAGCCTCCGCGCGATGGAGGCCGTCGGGCTCGTCCGCTCGGTCAGAAGCCACCGCTTTCACGGTGAACCATCCCGGCTGTGA
- a CDS encoding DUF6585 family protein encodes MAAAFLAPTSVRLLPLEVIQALFHDRFGPFILLFGAPCGIYLIGWRADDLFVWMVAPRALTLDDEGLRDGDTRVRWRDVREIVEQPAHDRVVLRHAGGRYRLRLGLWGDSEELHQEVQGQVVSRLLERVHLQVAAGQAVRFGPLTLGDAGLTHKGRLLTWEDIESIRLQDEVDHGVAARELVIVAQGRTRKFDTSKIVNAPVLLAYLSDRLAG; translated from the coding sequence GTGGCGGCGGCGTTTCTCGCGCCCACCTCGGTGCGCCTGCTGCCCCTGGAGGTGATCCAGGCCCTGTTCCATGACCGCTTCGGGCCCTTCATCCTGTTGTTCGGCGCCCCCTGCGGCATCTACCTCATTGGGTGGCGGGCGGATGACCTCTTCGTCTGGATGGTCGCGCCGCGCGCGCTGACGTTGGACGACGAGGGGCTGCGCGACGGCGACACGCGGGTGCGGTGGCGGGACGTGCGGGAGATCGTCGAACAGCCCGCGCACGACCGGGTCGTCCTGCGCCACGCGGGGGGACGCTACCGGCTGCGGCTGGGCCTCTGGGGTGACTCGGAGGAGCTGCACCAGGAGGTGCAGGGGCAGGTCGTGTCGCGGCTGCTGGAGCGCGTGCACCTCCAGGTCGCCGCCGGGCAGGCGGTGCGCTTCGGCCCGCTGACCCTGGGCGACGCGGGGCTGACCCACAAGGGGCGGCTGCTGACCTGGGAGGACATCGAGAGCATCCGCCTCCAGGACGAGGTGGACCACGGCGTGGCGGCGCGCGAGCTGGTCATCGTCGCGCAGGGCAGGACCCGGAAGTTCGACACCTCGAAGATCGTCAACGCGCCAGTGCTGCTGGCCTACCTGTCAGACCGGCTGGCCGGCTGA
- a CDS encoding lytic transglycosylase domain-containing protein encodes MSISAFRSASAPASRLSTQDSAVSRPSSFQGGVGGASSSQKPGSRLSSPGLAALQQDGFDAGSGKGQELGKLLQDTLSVLSSIVQLVAQASGAQGLQGLTGGQDAQGVTGAKGCSGSQSSGSSFTPKDASGRPPVDLNPVAQNTGPIPPPLRQDGASPAPSQQNTPSPVTSQQGPSGGSRLGGNLPAGLEKFRGAIESAAAKTGMPAEMLAAQIWQESRGNLEAVTTNGGNGLTDTGLMQVNPNTYQELQAKHPELQGKNLADPETNILAGAFYMKDMKEQFGSVDLALRAYNSGPNGVDKSNPDAIPAGTGDATYVQKVKSFMNTLATGQGTLPA; translated from the coding sequence ATGAGCATCTCGGCCTTCCGCAGCGCCTCCGCTCCCGCCTCCCGCCTCTCCACGCAGGACAGCGCCGTGTCCCGCCCGTCGAGCTTCCAGGGCGGCGTGGGGGGTGCCTCCTCCAGCCAGAAGCCGGGCTCCCGGCTGTCCTCCCCCGGGCTGGCCGCGCTCCAGCAGGACGGCTTCGACGCCGGCTCCGGCAAGGGCCAGGAGCTGGGCAAGCTGCTCCAGGACACGCTGTCGGTGCTGAGCTCCATCGTGCAGCTGGTGGCGCAGGCGAGCGGCGCGCAGGGGCTCCAGGGCCTCACCGGCGGGCAGGACGCGCAGGGCGTCACGGGCGCGAAGGGGTGCTCGGGTTCGCAGTCCTCCGGCAGCAGCTTCACGCCGAAGGACGCGTCGGGCCGGCCTCCCGTGGACCTCAACCCCGTCGCGCAGAACACGGGCCCGATCCCGCCCCCGCTGCGCCAGGATGGCGCCAGCCCGGCGCCGTCGCAGCAGAACACCCCCAGCCCGGTGACGTCGCAGCAGGGCCCGTCCGGCGGCTCGCGCCTGGGCGGCAACCTGCCCGCGGGCCTGGAGAAGTTCCGGGGCGCCATCGAGTCCGCGGCGGCCAAGACGGGCATGCCCGCGGAGATGCTGGCCGCGCAGATCTGGCAGGAGTCGCGCGGCAACCTGGAGGCCGTCACCACCAACGGCGGCAATGGCCTGACGGACACCGGCCTGATGCAGGTGAACCCCAACACCTACCAGGAGCTGCAGGCGAAGCACCCGGAGCTCCAGGGCAAGAACCTCGCCGACCCGGAGACCAACATCCTCGCGGGCGCCTTCTACATGAAGGACATGAAGGAGCAGTTCGGCAGCGTGGACCTGGCCCTGCGCGCCTACAACTCCGGCCCGAACGGCGTGGACAAGAGCAACCCCGACGCGATCCCCGCGGGCACGGGTGACGCCACCTACGTGCAGAAGGTGAAGAGCTTCATGAACACCCTGGCCACCGGCCAGGGCACGCTGCCCGCGTAG
- a CDS encoding alpha/beta fold hydrolase, with product MADITHRIVKTNGIHLHIAEAGRGPLVLLLHGWPESWYSWRHQLTALAEAGYHAVAPDVRGYGQSDKPQAVEAYSMKQLLADFVGLLDALGEKTAVVVGHDWGAAMAWTCAALHPDRFRAVVGMSVPHLGRAPMPPTQLFKRMFGETWFYILYFQEPGVAEAEFEADIPRTVRILLAGVPGFDPKDRTVQAKKAGDGFLTGLEAPDTLPSWLTEADVAYFAKELAGSGFRGGLNRYRNMDRDWAELPELATVKIEQPALFLIGEKDPGRAFAPPDLMAALVPDLRGQHVLPGAGHWLQQERAAEVNAALLDFLKALPS from the coding sequence ATGGCCGACATCACCCACCGCATCGTGAAGACGAACGGCATCCACCTCCACATCGCGGAGGCGGGGCGCGGGCCTCTCGTGCTGCTCCTCCATGGGTGGCCGGAGTCCTGGTACTCGTGGCGCCATCAGCTCACGGCGCTCGCGGAGGCCGGCTACCACGCCGTCGCGCCGGACGTCCGCGGCTACGGCCAGAGCGACAAGCCCCAGGCCGTCGAGGCGTACAGCATGAAGCAGCTGCTGGCGGACTTCGTGGGCCTGCTGGATGCGCTGGGGGAGAAGACCGCCGTCGTGGTCGGGCATGACTGGGGGGCGGCGATGGCGTGGACCTGCGCGGCGCTCCACCCGGACCGCTTCCGCGCCGTCGTCGGCATGAGCGTGCCGCACCTGGGCCGCGCGCCCATGCCGCCCACGCAGCTCTTCAAGCGCATGTTCGGGGAGACGTGGTTCTACATCCTCTACTTCCAGGAGCCGGGCGTCGCGGAGGCGGAGTTCGAGGCGGACATCCCCAGGACGGTCCGCATCCTCCTCGCGGGCGTCCCCGGCTTCGACCCGAAGGACCGGACCGTGCAGGCGAAGAAGGCAGGGGACGGGTTCCTCACGGGGCTCGAGGCCCCGGACACGCTGCCCTCCTGGCTCACGGAGGCGGATGTCGCGTACTTCGCGAAGGAGCTGGCCGGCAGCGGCTTCCGGGGAGGGCTCAACCGCTACCGCAACATGGACCGCGACTGGGCGGAGCTGCCCGAACTGGCGACGGTGAAGATCGAGCAGCCCGCGCTCTTCCTCATCGGAGAGAAGGACCCGGGGCGCGCCTTCGCCCCTCCCGACCTCATGGCGGCCCTGGTGCCCGACCTCCGGGGACAGCACGTCCTCCCGGGCGCGGGCCATTGGCTCCAACAGGAGCGCGCTGCGGAAGTGAACGCCGCGCTCCTGGACTTCCTGAAGGCGTTGCCCTCCTGA
- a CDS encoding VOC family protein, with amino-acid sequence MSAENPSILSHVSVGTNDYARAVAFYDQVLATLGCRRVLEFPNAAAYGRQFPEFWVQAPINGQPASLGNGTHFGFIAPSKQAVHDFHQAALAAGGTDDGAPGPRPLYGAPYYGCFVRDPDGHKVEASFWDEAAGGGHGGA; translated from the coding sequence ATGAGCGCTGAGAACCCAAGCATCCTGTCCCATGTCTCCGTTGGCACGAATGACTACGCGCGGGCGGTGGCCTTCTACGATCAGGTCCTGGCCACGCTGGGCTGCCGCCGCGTCCTGGAGTTCCCGAACGCTGCGGCCTACGGCCGCCAGTTCCCGGAGTTCTGGGTCCAGGCCCCCATCAATGGCCAGCCCGCGAGCCTGGGCAATGGCACGCACTTCGGCTTCATCGCGCCGTCGAAGCAGGCGGTGCATGACTTCCATCAGGCGGCGCTCGCGGCGGGAGGCACCGATGACGGCGCTCCGGGGCCGCGTCCCCTCTACGGCGCGCCCTACTACGGCTGCTTCGTGAGGGATCCCGACGGCCACAAGGTGGAGGCGTCCTTCTGGGATGAAGCGGCGGGCGGTGGCCACGGGGGCGCGTGA
- a CDS encoding phage tail tape measure protein has protein sequence MRVNSGGVSQTGTASGSDGAAEAARRAAEEARRAAEEAMRRAQQAAAEAERARAQLQAASTNVGPSRQPGADPQGGLKLEQRSVAADANARQLATEARNATQHANTTALAAGRPAPFPAGPSLRNTLLADGGDFSGRPKASLFGTPSLGATPANFRADAGAVTGPSTAAPAAAATGATTVDEARTNLVDAKQSYDDAHKKTAELNEKLNQELAKLGPALTDAQKQQYVQEFRESHPDEFAAEEAAAKKLNDALNDPKLLEAAKNNPDVAKESVDAAKSLAESPQAKGALEWAAKAMDPQGPAGTAFEGLKDQIDEDVTAPALSTAAGQLLTENGGDAQAALKALTELTQPLVPLSKGGAALKNGIQTIKAALDSGDPNPLRQLSQSGGKLGTALAGVGVAFGLASAATDAARGEWGKVVKDLANAGRSGAQAAAAVMRTLGESGRIAAQTGEKAAQFLSRLAPALGVVANSVVLAEHFKDFLDDPSVGGGVQAFGDAVAVVGAGLGTVLPGVGQIVEGVGLVLSALGGLIVGKEKQEALDNESEGILKQMGMDPDVAKTLAHGDEQPERLSKDLGLSPEQIQDVAKRYPTLFDAPGLGQAAIDAAKACGMKGQDAVGFIDAMAKDNGDFAWDLLGVKPMIQGDGTHPTSTDDSWRAYVQGRYPTAYAHAQEHAPDLFGASAESRLRADRDFEQNAGMMDFPLTYARLCDKNKGDEAYTSEFIHRMKDNGYLDNFVRFIDQNGLDMDRSGAKAALDAALKTGVLSEADVQGYLNGGNGDAWRSILGR, from the coding sequence ATGCGCGTCAATAGCGGTGGTGTTTCTCAGACGGGCACGGCCTCCGGGAGCGATGGCGCGGCGGAGGCGGCGCGGCGCGCGGCGGAGGAAGCACGGCGGGCGGCCGAGGAGGCGATGCGGCGGGCCCAGCAGGCGGCGGCCGAGGCGGAGCGGGCGAGGGCACAGCTCCAGGCGGCGTCGACGAACGTGGGGCCCTCGCGTCAGCCCGGCGCGGATCCGCAGGGCGGCCTGAAGCTGGAGCAGCGCTCGGTGGCGGCGGACGCGAATGCCCGGCAGCTCGCGACGGAGGCGCGGAACGCGACGCAGCACGCGAACACCACCGCCCTGGCCGCGGGCCGGCCCGCGCCCTTCCCGGCGGGACCTTCCCTCCGCAACACGTTGCTGGCGGACGGCGGTGACTTCTCCGGCCGTCCCAAGGCCTCGCTCTTCGGGACTCCCTCGCTCGGGGCCACCCCCGCGAACTTCCGCGCGGACGCGGGCGCCGTCACGGGCCCGTCCACGGCGGCGCCGGCCGCGGCGGCCACTGGCGCGACGACGGTCGACGAGGCGCGCACCAACCTGGTCGACGCCAAGCAGTCGTACGACGACGCGCACAAGAAGACCGCGGAGCTGAACGAGAAGCTCAACCAGGAGCTCGCCAAGCTGGGGCCGGCGCTCACCGACGCACAGAAGCAGCAGTACGTGCAGGAGTTCCGGGAGAGCCACCCGGATGAGTTCGCCGCCGAAGAGGCCGCGGCGAAGAAGCTCAACGACGCGCTGAATGATCCGAAGCTGCTCGAGGCCGCGAAGAACAACCCGGACGTCGCGAAGGAGAGCGTCGACGCGGCGAAGTCGCTCGCTGAGTCGCCCCAGGCCAAGGGCGCGCTGGAGTGGGCCGCCAAGGCGATGGATCCGCAGGGCCCGGCGGGCACCGCCTTCGAAGGCCTGAAGGATCAGATCGACGAGGACGTCACGGCGCCGGCGCTCTCCACCGCCGCGGGCCAGCTGCTCACGGAGAACGGCGGGGACGCCCAGGCGGCGCTGAAGGCGCTGACGGAGCTCACCCAACCGCTCGTTCCTCTCTCCAAGGGGGGCGCGGCCCTCAAGAACGGCATCCAGACCATCAAGGCCGCGCTCGACTCAGGCGACCCGAACCCCCTGCGCCAGCTCTCCCAGTCGGGGGGCAAGCTGGGCACGGCCCTGGCGGGCGTGGGCGTCGCCTTCGGGCTGGCGAGCGCGGCGACGGATGCCGCGCGAGGTGAGTGGGGCAAGGTCGTCAAGGACCTGGCGAACGCGGGCCGCAGTGGCGCGCAGGCCGCCGCCGCGGTGATGCGCACCCTGGGCGAGTCCGGCCGCATCGCCGCGCAGACGGGGGAGAAGGCGGCGCAGTTCCTCTCCCGACTGGCGCCCGCGCTGGGCGTGGTGGCCAACTCGGTGGTGCTCGCGGAGCACTTCAAGGACTTCCTGGATGATCCGTCCGTGGGCGGCGGCGTCCAGGCCTTCGGCGACGCGGTGGCCGTGGTGGGCGCGGGCCTGGGCACGGTGCTCCCCGGCGTCGGTCAGATTGTCGAGGGCGTGGGCCTGGTGCTCTCCGCGCTGGGCGGCCTCATCGTGGGCAAGGAGAAGCAGGAGGCGCTGGACAACGAGTCGGAGGGCATCCTCAAGCAGATGGGCATGGACCCCGACGTGGCGAAGACCCTCGCCCACGGGGATGAGCAGCCCGAGCGCCTGTCCAAGGACCTGGGCCTGTCGCCGGAGCAGATCCAGGACGTCGCGAAGCGCTACCCGACGCTCTTCGACGCCCCGGGCCTGGGACAGGCCGCCATCGACGCGGCCAAGGCGTGCGGAATGAAGGGCCAGGACGCGGTGGGCTTCATCGACGCGATGGCGAAGGACAACGGGGACTTCGCGTGGGACCTGCTGGGCGTCAAGCCGATGATCCAGGGCGACGGCACGCACCCGACCTCCACGGACGACTCCTGGCGAGCGTATGTGCAGGGCCGCTACCCGACCGCCTACGCGCACGCGCAGGAGCACGCGCCGGACCTCTTTGGGGCCAGCGCGGAGTCGCGGCTGCGCGCGGACCGCGACTTCGAACAGAACGCGGGGATGATGGACTTCCCGCTCACGTACGCGCGCCTGTGCGACAAGAACAAGGGCGACGAGGCGTACACCAGCGAGTTCATCCACCGCATGAAGGACAACGGCTACCTCGACAACTTCGTGCGCTTCATCGACCAGAACGGCCTGGACATGGATCGCAGCGGCGCGAAGGCCGCGCTCGACGCGGCGTTGAAGACAGGCGTGCTCTCCGAGGCGGACGTCCAGGGCTACCTCAACGGCGGCAACGGCGACGCCTGGCGCTCCATCCTCGGCCGCTGA
- a CDS encoding serine/threonine protein kinase, which yields MGELRVERFGRYELLMPVEFSGFARLYLARDTEAPGASTPVLLKRLSEVYSGDAAFIEKFLTSARRTAKSHHDNIARTLDFGVVGGEYFLAREWVDGRDLMGVRHSARRRGLKGMPEPIAVSVTRDVCQALHHAHTRMGMLHGSLSPRHVLLGFGGAVKVIDFSHDWRMLSPDTVSRLNIMTGKLQYFTPEWAAGLAEDARSEVYLTGVMLYQFLCGELHLRGDSDLARLDEVRQGRLIPARQHKPSLDEELLGILQRALMTSPEDRYPSAQALRDALSDWMSAHAPSFHADDRGQWLVRLRQESEGRGK from the coding sequence ATGGGCGAACTCCGGGTGGAGCGGTTTGGCCGGTATGAGCTGTTGATGCCGGTTGAGTTCAGCGGGTTCGCCAGGCTGTACCTGGCGCGCGACACGGAGGCGCCGGGTGCCAGCACGCCCGTGCTCCTCAAGCGGCTCTCCGAGGTCTATTCAGGCGACGCTGCGTTCATCGAGAAGTTCCTCACCTCGGCCCGCAGGACCGCGAAGTCCCACCACGACAACATCGCGCGGACGTTGGACTTCGGCGTGGTGGGAGGCGAGTACTTCCTCGCCCGGGAGTGGGTGGACGGCCGCGACCTGATGGGCGTGCGGCACTCGGCCAGGAGACGGGGCCTGAAGGGGATGCCCGAGCCCATCGCCGTGAGCGTCACCCGCGACGTCTGTCAGGCCCTGCATCATGCCCATACGCGAATGGGCATGCTCCACGGAAGCCTCTCCCCCCGCCATGTCCTGCTGGGGTTTGGAGGAGCGGTGAAGGTCATCGACTTCTCCCACGACTGGCGGATGCTCTCTCCCGACACGGTGTCCCGGTTGAACATCATGACGGGCAAGCTCCAGTACTTCACTCCGGAATGGGCCGCTGGCCTCGCGGAGGATGCCCGCTCGGAGGTCTATCTGACGGGGGTGATGCTCTACCAGTTCTTGTGCGGAGAGCTTCACCTGCGCGGCGACTCCGATCTCGCGCGGCTCGATGAGGTACGGCAGGGCCGGCTGATCCCCGCGCGACAGCACAAGCCCTCTCTGGATGAGGAGCTTCTGGGCATCCTCCAGCGGGCCTTGATGACGTCGCCAGAGGACCGGTACCCGTCCGCCCAGGCGCTGCGCGACGCGCTGTCGGATTGGATGTCCGCCCACGCGCCTTCGTTCCACGCCGACGACCGCGGCCAGTGGCTGGTGCGGCTTCGTCAGGAGTCGGAGGGCAGGGGGAAGTGA
- a CDS encoding CYTH domain-containing protein produces the protein MREVELKSVVDDVARCRSRVEAAGGTLRFAGTMEDRYYTRKDGGTGRLRIRTYQSPESQWSELTWKGGASLEHGYKVREELSTRVEDPSTLRDILERTGFTPGEHLTREIAWYACGDATLRFEQFPRMDLLVEVEGSPEAIEGAIRVTGIPRERFTADRLKEFIRRFEARTGTRAQLSGEAPVHAPASALD, from the coding sequence ATGCGTGAGGTGGAGCTCAAGAGCGTCGTGGACGACGTCGCGCGCTGCCGCAGCCGGGTCGAGGCGGCGGGCGGCACGCTGCGCTTCGCCGGGACGATGGAGGACCGGTACTACACGCGCAAGGACGGCGGCACCGGGCGGCTGCGGATCCGCACCTACCAGTCCCCTGAAAGCCAGTGGTCGGAGCTGACGTGGAAGGGCGGCGCGAGCCTGGAGCACGGCTACAAGGTGCGGGAGGAGTTGAGCACCCGGGTGGAGGACCCCTCCACCCTGCGGGACATCCTGGAGCGCACCGGCTTCACGCCGGGCGAGCACCTGACGCGGGAGATCGCCTGGTACGCGTGCGGGGACGCCACCCTGCGCTTCGAGCAGTTCCCGCGCATGGACCTGCTCGTCGAGGTGGAGGGGTCTCCCGAGGCCATCGAGGGCGCCATCCGCGTTACTGGGATTCCTCGCGAGCGCTTCACCGCGGACCGGCTGAAGGAGTTCATCCGCCGCTTCGAAGCGCGGACCGGCACGAGGGCCCAGCTGTCCGGGGAGGCCCCAGTCCACGCGCCCGCGTCCGCGCTGGATTGA
- a CDS encoding TolC family protein, whose protein sequence is MPCTVVTLLLLCGTAALGEPLTLRAALLEARSQAPALAQARAQEAVAQGEEALARTYAPVTLFLAGGGNDPHWAVGLTQKLPFPGARSARVHAAELSARSAGDDRRASEASVRAETRRAYFSLLRARQLVEAGARALALARESEAAAALLFETGAAPELDLLQARIARGTAEVQVLTRQGDLTGAGVALALLLGRTPGGVLEPVDARTPDLPSLDAVLALGSRAPAAEARQAEVAAAEATLRATRRERWPTPTVGVSMEGDGPAGRHAFLRGALALEMVLPGLGRGETVRAAAQLEAARARQDEDVRSRRTELVAAHARLAAAVASLALYTREILPAVERTERMALEAYRAGRSPRVALNAALQAATDTRTQAIDAAFSAQSAFADLELAAGVPLDEP, encoded by the coding sequence ATGCCTTGCACGGTCGTCACCCTGTTGCTGCTGTGTGGCACCGCCGCGCTGGGCGAGCCGCTCACGCTGCGCGCGGCGCTCCTCGAGGCCCGGAGCCAGGCCCCCGCGCTCGCGCAGGCCCGGGCACAGGAAGCCGTGGCCCAGGGCGAGGAGGCGCTGGCCCGCACCTATGCGCCGGTGACCCTGTTCCTGGCGGGCGGCGGCAACGACCCCCACTGGGCCGTGGGCCTGACCCAGAAGCTCCCCTTCCCGGGGGCCCGGTCCGCGCGCGTCCACGCCGCGGAGCTGTCGGCGCGAAGCGCAGGGGATGATCGCCGCGCGAGCGAGGCCTCGGTCCGGGCGGAGACCCGGCGCGCGTACTTCTCCCTGCTGCGCGCCCGACAGCTCGTGGAGGCCGGCGCGCGGGCCCTGGCGCTCGCGCGCGAGTCGGAGGCCGCCGCGGCGCTGCTCTTTGAAACCGGCGCGGCTCCGGAGCTGGACCTCCTCCAGGCCCGCATCGCGCGCGGCACCGCGGAGGTCCAGGTGCTCACCCGTCAGGGCGACCTGACCGGCGCCGGGGTGGCGCTGGCGCTGCTCCTGGGGCGGACGCCGGGTGGCGTGTTGGAGCCGGTGGATGCGCGGACGCCGGACCTGCCCTCGTTGGACGCGGTGCTGGCCCTGGGCTCGCGTGCTCCCGCCGCCGAAGCGCGACAGGCGGAGGTGGCGGCGGCCGAGGCGACCCTGCGGGCGACGCGGCGGGAGCGGTGGCCGACCCCCACGGTGGGCGTCTCCATGGAGGGGGACGGTCCGGCGGGTCGCCACGCCTTCCTCCGGGGCGCGCTCGCCCTGGAGATGGTCCTCCCCGGCCTGGGGAGGGGAGAGACGGTGCGGGCGGCGGCGCAGTTGGAGGCCGCCCGGGCCCGCCAGGACGAGGACGTTCGTTCGCGGAGAACGGAGCTGGTCGCGGCCCACGCGAGGCTGGCGGCCGCGGTCGCCAGCCTCGCGCTCTACACGCGGGAGATCCTCCCCGCGGTGGAGCGGACGGAGCGCATGGCGCTCGAGGCCTACCGCGCCGGCCGCAGTCCCCGGGTGGCGCTCAACGCCGCGCTCCAGGCCGCGACGGACACGCGGACGCAGGCCATCGACGCCGCCTTCTCCGCCCAGTCCGCGTTCGCGGACCTTGAACTCGCGGCCGGGGTCCCCCTCGATGAGCCCTAG
- a CDS encoding efflux RND transporter periplasmic adaptor subunit, which translates to MSPRLPWLGCLLVTVAACQRPPPEEGAQPLPRVRVAPVAPGQAVRGLRVTGLLSALPGREVRLAPPVPGRLSLLRVAEGDRVRAGEVLAQVDLGPATAELQQAEATLKEATSALEAAREKRARTDVLVDRGVAARQDAEQDRSAEAAARSAETRARSALELARRGVGRTALQAPFDGVVTTVWVRQGEMVDASTPAVVQVSATDPLELRAFVTQQEAAALRPGQRASLRVEGLAGAREGEVTAVAPAVDALSGNVGVRLRFANPRDDLRLGGAAWAHVVLEDLGAALAVPSSALLPQEDGGVAVARVADGRVHTVPVRIVSEDEGRAVIQGPLAVGDPVVVEGGYSLPDDAGVEVLR; encoded by the coding sequence ATGAGCCCTAGACTCCCATGGCTCGGCTGTCTGCTGGTCACCGTCGCGGCCTGCCAGCGCCCGCCGCCGGAGGAGGGCGCGCAGCCGCTGCCGCGCGTCCGCGTGGCCCCGGTGGCTCCGGGCCAGGCCGTGCGCGGTCTGCGAGTCACCGGCCTCTTGTCCGCGCTTCCCGGGCGCGAGGTCCGGCTCGCGCCGCCCGTGCCCGGCCGGCTGTCGTTGCTGCGCGTGGCCGAAGGAGACCGGGTGCGCGCGGGAGAGGTCCTGGCGCAGGTGGACCTGGGGCCCGCCACCGCGGAGCTCCAGCAGGCGGAGGCCACGCTGAAGGAGGCCACGTCGGCGCTCGAGGCCGCTCGGGAGAAGCGCGCGCGCACGGACGTCCTGGTCGACCGCGGCGTGGCGGCCCGTCAGGACGCGGAGCAGGACCGGAGCGCGGAGGCCGCCGCGCGCTCCGCGGAGACGCGGGCCCGCAGTGCCCTGGAGCTGGCCCGGCGCGGCGTGGGCCGCACCGCGCTCCAGGCCCCCTTCGACGGCGTCGTGACGACGGTGTGGGTGCGGCAGGGCGAGATGGTGGATGCCTCCACGCCCGCGGTGGTCCAGGTCTCCGCGACGGATCCGCTGGAGCTGCGCGCGTTCGTCACCCAGCAGGAGGCCGCGGCGCTCCGGCCCGGCCAGCGCGCGAGCCTCCGCGTCGAAGGGCTGGCGGGTGCACGCGAGGGCGAGGTCACCGCGGTGGCCCCGGCCGTGGACGCGCTGAGCGGCAACGTGGGGGTCCGCCTGCGCTTCGCCAACCCGCGCGACGACCTGCGCCTGGGCGGAGCCGCCTGGGCCCACGTCGTCCTGGAGGACCTGGGCGCCGCGCTGGCCGTGCCGTCCTCCGCGCTCCTCCCCCAGGAGGACGGGGGCGTCGCGGTCGCGCGGGTGGCGGACGGCCGGGTCCACACCGTGCCGGTGCGCATCGTGTCCGAGGACGAGGGCCGGGCCGTCATCCAGGGGCCGCTCGCGGTGGGCGACCCCGTCGTCGTGGAGGGCGGCTACTCCCTCCCGGACGACGCCGGCGTGGAGGTCCTGCGGTGA